In Candidatus Pantoea floridensis, a single genomic region encodes these proteins:
- a CDS encoding MFS transporter, whose amino-acid sequence MASSTLTQTPAIEKDHASLIKRVASASAIGTAAEYYDFFAYGTAAVLFFGHLFFPSHDPLISTLAAFATYAVGFLARPIGGIVFGHIGDKVGRKKALVATILIVGLGTFCIGLLPTYEKIGIWAPVLLILIRLLQGFGVGGEQAGAVLMTAEYAQPARRGFFASWVQIGAPVGFLLPLALFAVLNATLSPVQMMDWGWRVPFLLSALLVIVGLFIRLRIDESPVFAAIRETKAAESRPLKEVMRGNPRLVINGVAAKLIEACAFALFTVIILAWGKANNLDSGILMNSMIVAVILEVFAIPLMGALSDKIGRKPVYMMGTLLIVIAIVPFFLALQQNSYWLTQIAMIVALTLGHSMCYAPQASWFPELFPTHIRCSGIAVIWQVGSLIGSGVLGLVAVKILQMTGGHWYGLALYVAVLGVISVIGLIRLPETAPRRRNGEYHQWQQH is encoded by the coding sequence ATGGCCTCTTCCACCCTTACCCAAACGCCAGCGATCGAGAAAGATCATGCTTCACTCATCAAACGAGTGGCAAGCGCATCCGCCATTGGCACCGCGGCAGAGTATTACGACTTCTTTGCTTATGGCACCGCTGCCGTCTTGTTCTTTGGCCATCTGTTCTTTCCCAGCCACGATCCGCTCATCAGCACCCTCGCCGCTTTTGCCACCTATGCGGTGGGCTTTCTCGCTCGTCCAATCGGCGGCATCGTTTTCGGACACATTGGCGATAAAGTTGGACGTAAAAAAGCCCTGGTGGCCACCATCCTGATTGTTGGCCTTGGCACGTTTTGCATCGGATTGCTGCCGACTTACGAAAAAATCGGCATCTGGGCTCCCGTGCTGTTGATTTTGATTCGCTTGTTGCAAGGCTTTGGCGTGGGCGGCGAGCAGGCGGGTGCGGTATTGATGACCGCAGAATATGCTCAACCCGCACGTCGTGGTTTCTTCGCCAGCTGGGTACAAATTGGCGCGCCGGTGGGTTTCCTGCTGCCGCTGGCGCTGTTTGCCGTTCTTAATGCCACGCTCTCCCCGGTTCAAATGATGGATTGGGGCTGGCGCGTTCCGTTTTTACTCAGCGCATTGCTGGTGATTGTTGGGCTGTTTATTCGCCTGCGCATTGATGAGTCGCCGGTGTTCGCCGCTATTCGCGAAACCAAAGCAGCAGAATCACGCCCGTTAAAAGAGGTGATGCGCGGGAATCCACGCCTGGTCATTAACGGTGTCGCCGCCAAACTGATTGAAGCCTGTGCCTTTGCCCTGTTCACGGTGATTATTCTGGCGTGGGGCAAAGCTAACAATCTCGATTCTGGCATTCTGATGAATAGCATGATCGTGGCGGTGATTCTCGAGGTGTTTGCCATTCCACTCATGGGCGCGTTGTCAGACAAAATTGGCCGCAAGCCGGTATATATGATGGGTACGTTGCTGATTGTCATTGCCATCGTGCCGTTCTTCCTTGCCCTGCAGCAAAACAGCTATTGGCTGACGCAAATTGCGATGATTGTCGCCCTGACGCTGGGTCACAGCATGTGTTACGCGCCGCAGGCATCGTGGTTTCCGGAGCTGTTTCCCACTCACATTCGCTGCAGCGGTATTGCGGTGATTTGGCAGGTGGGCTCGCTGATTGGCAGCGGCGTGCTCGGTTTGGTGGCCGTAAAAATCCTGCAAATGACCGGCGGTCACTGGTACGGCCTGGCGCTGTATGTTGCGGTATTAGGGGTGATTTCCGTTATCGGTCTCATAAGGCTGCCTGAAACTGCACCGCGCCGTCGCAACGGCGAATATCATCAATGGCAGCAACATTAA
- a CDS encoding aromatic amino acid transporter, translating to MTEMTLSRRQPSVWWGAMIICGTVVGAGMFTLPVVMAGAWFGWAMIMLLVSWGGMLLSGLLFMRVSLSYPPGAGYDTLTKDLLGRGWATLNGLSILFVLGILTYAYISASGPVYQHSLNQAGVPISTAEAKVLLTIGVAAVVWLGTTGVSRLMTFCVLAKILFLILLFGGLLTQVNVPSLLQAPGAGERYWPYALGVLPFCLASFGYHGNITGLVSYYAGNKKHITQALVLGTLLSLALYVFWLTSTMGNLPRSAFPEIVQQGGDIAALMAALRAQLHVNALSLMMSIFSHFAVIASFLGVTAGLFDFIADRLGLGHSPTARFKTACLTFLPPLMASICWPSGFVAAIGFAGLFATLWAVIVPAMLAWRSQQRCSIAVVLLFAFGLLNILAWMLSWFKLLPEFVAE from the coding sequence ATGACGGAGATGACATTGTCCCGCCGCCAGCCTTCCGTGTGGTGGGGCGCGATGATTATTTGCGGCACCGTAGTGGGTGCAGGGATGTTTACGCTGCCGGTGGTGATGGCGGGCGCGTGGTTTGGTTGGGCGATGATCATGCTACTGGTCAGCTGGGGCGGCATGCTGCTTTCAGGCTTACTTTTTATGCGCGTCAGCCTCAGCTATCCGCCAGGCGCGGGCTATGACACCTTAACGAAAGATCTGCTGGGGCGCGGTTGGGCGACATTGAACGGGCTCAGTATCTTATTTGTGCTCGGCATTCTTACCTACGCCTATATCTCGGCCAGCGGCCCGGTGTATCAGCACTCTCTTAATCAGGCGGGTGTGCCGATTTCCACCGCAGAAGCAAAGGTGCTGTTAACAATCGGCGTGGCGGCAGTGGTGTGGCTCGGCACAACCGGCGTGAGTCGGCTGATGACCTTTTGCGTGCTGGCCAAGATTCTGTTTTTGATCCTGTTATTTGGGGGATTGCTCACGCAGGTCAATGTACCGTCGCTGCTTCAGGCGCCAGGCGCAGGGGAGCGTTACTGGCCCTACGCACTCGGGGTATTGCCATTTTGTCTGGCCTCGTTTGGCTATCATGGCAATATCACCGGGCTGGTGAGCTACTATGCGGGGAACAAAAAGCACATTACACAAGCGTTGGTTCTGGGCACGCTATTGTCACTGGCGTTGTATGTTTTTTGGCTTACCAGCACCATGGGCAACCTGCCGCGCAGCGCGTTCCCTGAAATTGTGCAACAGGGCGGCGATATTGCGGCGCTGATGGCCGCGCTGCGTGCGCAACTGCACGTCAATGCGCTGTCATTAATGATGTCGATATTTTCGCATTTCGCGGTGATTGCCTCATTTCTTGGCGTCACGGCCGGCTTGTTTGATTTCATTGCCGATCGTCTGGGCTTAGGACATTCACCGACTGCGCGTTTTAAAACCGCTTGTCTGACGTTTCTGCCGCCGTTAATGGCCTCGATTTGCTGGCCGAGTGGATTTGTGGCAGCGATTGGCTTTGCCGGTTTATTTGCCACCCTGTGGGCGGTGATTGTTCCGGCGATGCTGGCCTGGCGATCGCAGCAGCGCTGTTCGATCGCGGTCGTTTTACTCTTTGCATTTGGTCTACTGAATATTCTGGCATGGATGCTGAGCTGGTTTAAGCTGCTGCCAGAGTTTGTAGCGGAGTAA
- a CDS encoding NADH:flavin oxidoreductase/NADH oxidase: MSLLFSATQLGKLTLDNRIVIAPMCQYSAQDGKASAWHRIHLGQLALSGAGLLIIEATAVEAAGRISPGDLGLWDDATEAALASVLEDIRHYSDIPIGIQLGHAGRKASCAAPWLGGHQLALNDGGWQTVAPSAHAFNPEDRAPVALEKQDLERLKSAFVDSAQRAARLGIQLIELHAAHGYLLHQFLSPLSNQRQDEYGGSLENRLRFPLEVFHAVRSALPDSVAVGVRLSATDWVEGGWDVEQSITFSQQLETAGSDYVHISSGGLSPQQQITVGPGYQLPFAHDIRKQVKIPVIGVGLITDPQQAENALQKDDADLIALARAVLYDPRWPWHAAAALGAQAKAPPQYLRSEPHGLKGTLVANKG; the protein is encoded by the coding sequence ATGAGTTTACTTTTTAGCGCAACGCAACTGGGTAAGTTAACGCTCGACAACCGCATCGTGATCGCCCCGATGTGTCAATACTCCGCGCAGGATGGCAAAGCCAGCGCCTGGCATCGCATCCATCTTGGCCAGCTCGCACTTTCGGGAGCGGGTTTGCTGATTATCGAAGCAACGGCGGTTGAAGCCGCAGGGCGGATTTCGCCGGGCGATCTGGGGTTGTGGGATGATGCAACCGAAGCCGCGCTGGCTAGCGTGCTGGAGGATATTCGCCACTATTCTGATATCCCTATCGGCATTCAGCTCGGTCACGCCGGGCGCAAAGCCTCATGCGCAGCACCGTGGCTGGGTGGTCACCAGCTGGCACTGAATGACGGTGGCTGGCAAACGGTAGCCCCCTCTGCACACGCTTTTAACCCTGAAGATCGTGCACCGGTGGCACTGGAAAAACAGGATTTGGAGCGACTAAAATCCGCTTTCGTCGACAGCGCGCAGCGCGCCGCGCGTCTTGGCATCCAATTGATTGAGCTTCATGCCGCCCACGGCTATTTGCTGCATCAGTTCCTGTCGCCATTGAGCAACCAGCGTCAGGATGAGTACGGCGGTTCACTGGAAAATCGTCTGCGTTTCCCGCTTGAAGTTTTCCACGCGGTACGCAGCGCATTGCCCGATTCAGTTGCAGTTGGGGTTCGCCTTTCAGCTACAGATTGGGTTGAGGGCGGCTGGGATGTTGAGCAATCCATCACCTTTAGCCAGCAACTGGAAACTGCGGGTAGCGATTATGTGCATATCTCCAGTGGGGGACTTTCACCGCAGCAGCAGATTACAGTGGGGCCCGGCTATCAGCTGCCGTTCGCGCATGATATCCGTAAGCAGGTGAAGATTCCGGTGATTGGCGTGGGCTTGATTACCGACCCGCAGCAGGCTGAAAATGCATTACAGAAAGACGATGCCGACCTGATCGCACTCGCCCGCGCGGTACTCTATGACCCACGCTGGCCGTGGCATGCCGCTGCAGCACTGGGCGCACAAGCGAAGGCTCCCCCGCAGTATTTGCGCTCCGAACCCCATGGGTTGAAAGGGACGCTGGTCGCGAATAAGGGCTGA
- a CDS encoding amidohydrolase family protein, which translates to MSYLLADGWIITMNPQREILEQASLLIEDNLIAAIGTRDALQQRYPEAEIIDCRERIIMPGMVNTHTHLFQTLLKGLGDDMVLKKWFTCMTGPSAVALTEEDVYAAALHGCVESLRSGVTSLVDFMYAHPRPGLTAKVIDAFEVSGIRGHVCRGFLTSGIEHGIPAELIETPEQALADARNVIQRYHKADGRVKVGLAPSMIWALDEKVLRGTRALANETGVLITTHVAETDFEIEQAKLRFQATDTEFLSDIGFLGPDVLAVHCVQCSSRDIRALKHHDTRVSHNPCSNLYLASGVAPIPEMLAAGLTVGLGSDGPASSNNHNLFQAMKVAALLPKGVHRDPTIMTAEKVLEMATIDGARAIGLDHLVGSLEVGKRADVVIVDTSHPAMTPIHHPVSSLVYSALGHEVSDVFVDGAYLLRAGEFTQLNQREVMARSQRAAQSLAVRTGNDKTRGWRSAAF; encoded by the coding sequence ATGAGTTACTTGCTGGCTGACGGCTGGATCATCACCATGAATCCGCAGCGCGAGATTCTGGAACAGGCCAGTTTGCTGATTGAAGACAACCTTATCGCCGCCATCGGCACGCGTGATGCCTTGCAGCAGCGCTATCCGGAAGCGGAAATCATCGACTGCCGCGAGCGTATTATCATGCCTGGAATGGTGAATACGCATACGCATCTGTTTCAGACGCTGCTAAAAGGTCTCGGCGACGACATGGTGCTGAAGAAGTGGTTCACCTGCATGACCGGTCCAAGCGCCGTGGCGCTGACGGAGGAAGACGTCTACGCCGCTGCGCTGCATGGCTGCGTGGAATCGCTGCGTTCTGGCGTCACCTCGCTGGTTGATTTTATGTACGCCCATCCGCGTCCAGGATTGACGGCTAAAGTGATTGACGCTTTTGAAGTCAGTGGCATTCGCGGCCATGTCTGCCGCGGTTTCCTCACCAGCGGCATTGAGCACGGCATTCCCGCTGAACTGATTGAAACGCCAGAGCAGGCGCTAGCCGATGCACGTAATGTGATTCAGCGCTATCACAAGGCGGATGGACGGGTAAAAGTTGGTCTCGCGCCAAGCATGATTTGGGCGCTGGATGAAAAAGTACTGCGTGGCACACGGGCGCTGGCGAATGAAACCGGCGTACTGATCACGACCCACGTCGCAGAAACCGATTTTGAAATCGAGCAGGCTAAGCTGCGCTTTCAGGCGACCGATACGGAGTTCCTTAGCGATATCGGTTTCCTCGGCCCTGATGTGCTGGCGGTACACTGCGTGCAGTGCAGCTCCCGTGATATCCGTGCGCTGAAGCATCACGACACACGCGTCTCACACAATCCCTGCAGCAATCTCTATCTTGCCTCAGGTGTGGCGCCGATTCCCGAAATGCTTGCCGCCGGATTAACCGTAGGGTTAGGCTCCGACGGCCCCGCTAGCAGCAATAACCACAACCTGTTTCAGGCCATGAAAGTGGCAGCGCTGCTGCCAAAAGGCGTGCATCGCGATCCCACAATAATGACCGCTGAAAAAGTGCTGGAGATGGCGACCATCGACGGCGCGCGCGCCATTGGTCTTGATCATCTGGTCGGCTCGCTGGAAGTGGGTAAACGAGCGGATGTCGTGATTGTGGATACCTCGCATCCTGCGATGACGCCGATCCACCATCCTGTCTCATCTTTGGTCTACTCCGCTTTGGGCCACGAAGTCAGTGATGTATTTGTGGATGGTGCTTATCTGTTGCGGGCGGGAGAATTTACCCAGCTTAACCAGCGGGAAGTGATGGCGCGTTCACAACGAGCGGCGCAGTCACTGGCGGTGCGCACCGGCAATGATAAAACACGCGGTTGGCGTTCAGCCGCGTTTTGA
- a CDS encoding cysteine hydrolase family protein gives MGENVLGSSRQNQWRVSAQVIDMRRPEQPVRAVKLGTRDRSVIFDLQSTAIIVVDMQNDFCHPDGWLGHIGVDVTPARAPIAPLQALLPALRAAEVPVIWLNWGNRADKLNLSPALLHVYNPYGTGVGLGDPLPVSGAPVLQAGSWAAEVVDELMPNDTDIRVNKYRMSGFHDSELDSILRNLNVTTLLFAGVNVDQCVLCTLQEANFRGYDCLLLEDCSATTSPDYCRDATLYNVQQCFGFVVNAAELQQQLESNI, from the coding sequence ATGGGAGAAAACGTTTTAGGCAGCAGTCGGCAAAATCAGTGGCGTGTTTCCGCGCAGGTCATTGATATGCGACGCCCGGAGCAACCCGTACGCGCAGTAAAGCTCGGCACGCGCGACCGATCGGTGATCTTTGATTTACAGAGTACTGCAATCATCGTAGTGGATATGCAGAACGATTTTTGCCATCCCGACGGCTGGCTCGGACACATTGGTGTGGATGTCACGCCCGCGCGCGCACCGATTGCGCCGCTGCAAGCGTTATTGCCAGCATTGCGTGCCGCCGAAGTGCCCGTCATTTGGCTCAACTGGGGCAATCGCGCAGACAAACTCAATCTCAGTCCGGCTTTGCTGCACGTTTATAATCCGTATGGCACTGGTGTGGGTTTAGGCGATCCGTTACCGGTTTCGGGTGCGCCGGTATTGCAGGCGGGTAGCTGGGCGGCCGAGGTAGTGGATGAACTCATGCCGAACGATACGGATATTCGCGTTAACAAATACCGAATGTCCGGGTTTCATGACAGCGAGCTTGATAGCATCCTGCGCAATCTCAACGTCACCACCCTGTTGTTTGCCGGCGTCAATGTCGATCAATGCGTGCTCTGCACTTTGCAAGAGGCCAACTTCCGCGGTTATGACTGCCTGCTGCTGGAAGATTGTAGCGCGACGACCTCGCCCGACTATTGTCGCGATGCCACGCTGTATAACGTACAGCAGTGCTTTGGTTTTGTGGTGAATGCCGCAGAGTTACAACAGCAGCTGGAGAGCAACATATGA
- a CDS encoding cupin domain-containing protein, whose translation MKSFRFNSLADVKAFRISPDSSNYFAILFDKPLDGIENIFVVEIFNVGGATPPNEHATAHEFFYVLHGEGVARCNDEELVIKKGDSLLLHPGNDHAIRNTGRCKLYTLTVMTPNEGFSELIRSGDPVTLDEEDLRILTGA comes from the coding sequence ATGAAATCGTTTCGTTTCAACTCTCTTGCGGATGTGAAGGCGTTCCGTATTAGTCCCGATAGCAGTAACTATTTCGCCATTTTGTTCGACAAACCGCTCGATGGCATTGAGAACATCTTTGTGGTGGAAATCTTCAACGTGGGCGGTGCTACGCCGCCCAATGAACACGCCACCGCGCATGAGTTTTTCTATGTGCTGCATGGTGAAGGCGTCGCTCGCTGCAACGATGAGGAGTTAGTGATTAAGAAAGGCGATTCCCTGCTGTTGCACCCGGGTAATGATCATGCGATCCGCAACACCGGCAGGTGCAAGCTCTATACGCTGACGGTCATGACGCCCAATGAGGGATTCTCCGAACTGATTCGCAGCGGTGACCCTGTCACGCTGGATGAGGAAGATTTGCGCATCTTAACGGGAGCCTGA
- a CDS encoding ABC transporter permease, with protein sequence MSLWANLDTAFFVSWLAAAVRLAGPVLLAALGEIYGERSGVLNIGIEGTILLGALSSYMVAVASGSTALGFIAGGVGGLLVGCVLAALYLRAHASQIVVGIVFNILAAGLATWIYALVMGNESSPTIPMLEPWHVPLLSSLPFIGPILFQQPLPLYFTLLLAALAHFGLFHTRFGLSLRAVGENPRAAHAAGLNVVKIRTWGVMFSCLGAGLAGSYLVTAQIGLFRDNIVSGQGFIALAIVIFGRWSPLKAVVAAFIFGAADALQLSLQLFENKLPPQVLLALPYLLTILAMSGVVGRTLQPGALTQPYRKE encoded by the coding sequence ATGAGTTTGTGGGCTAATCTCGACACCGCGTTCTTCGTCAGCTGGCTGGCTGCAGCGGTGCGGCTTGCCGGTCCCGTGTTGTTAGCCGCACTGGGCGAAATCTATGGCGAACGTTCTGGCGTGTTAAATATTGGCATCGAAGGCACCATTCTGCTGGGTGCGCTCTCCAGCTACATGGTAGCGGTAGCAAGCGGCTCAACGGCACTCGGCTTCATCGCCGGTGGCGTAGGAGGATTACTGGTCGGCTGCGTGCTGGCGGCGCTCTATCTGCGTGCCCACGCCAGCCAAATTGTGGTCGGCATCGTTTTCAATATTCTTGCCGCTGGCCTTGCCACCTGGATTTATGCGCTGGTGATGGGCAACGAATCATCGCCAACCATTCCCATGCTGGAACCCTGGCATGTGCCGCTGCTCTCGTCATTACCCTTCATCGGTCCGATTCTGTTCCAACAGCCACTGCCGCTCTATTTTACTTTACTACTGGCGGCACTGGCGCATTTTGGCCTGTTCCATACCCGCTTCGGCCTCTCTTTGCGCGCGGTGGGTGAAAATCCGCGCGCGGCCCATGCAGCCGGGCTTAACGTAGTAAAGATCCGCACATGGGGAGTAATGTTCTCCTGTTTAGGAGCGGGTTTAGCCGGCAGCTATCTGGTGACCGCCCAGATTGGCTTGTTCCGCGACAACATCGTCAGCGGGCAAGGTTTTATCGCCCTGGCCATCGTTATCTTTGGCCGCTGGAGTCCGCTCAAGGCGGTGGTGGCTGCCTTTATTTTTGGCGCAGCCGATGCATTACAGCTGTCGCTACAGCTGTTTGAAAACAAGCTTCCTCCGCAGGTGCTGCTGGCCCTGCCTTATCTTCTCACCATCCTGGCAATGTCCGGCGTAGTAGGACGCACATTGCAACCCGGCGCGCTAACGCAGCCTTATCGAAAGGAATAA
- a CDS encoding ABC transporter permease — MKKLLERRLAPAESTSALMLTSCCGIVTAFVIAGLLFIPFGGNPLSAYGFLFDAAFGSLSSVGLSIVQSTPLMLIALATIVVWRAGLGYIGFEGCFLLGAAAASWIALSGTPQGFPWAIPALLYWPLVLIAAFLAGAIWAGWVGALRVRFGGNDVLISLMANYVALFIVQYLVSGPMRAPGDLPQTPRLPVDSWLPFVMTGMRAHWGIAIALVATVFVFWLMRATPAGFEIKIAGLNARAARYSGVDVNRRQMGAVLLGGGLAALAGLCAVLGVQHRLMEGISGGVGFIGVVVALLARLNPLLVIPTAILYGGLEVGGSAMQRQTGLPTSVVLILQSLVVLLILAGDLLRYYRINLPILRKTRSPMVEKQS, encoded by the coding sequence ATGAAGAAGCTGCTTGAGCGGCGTCTGGCTCCCGCTGAATCCACCAGCGCACTGATGTTAACCAGCTGCTGCGGGATCGTAACGGCGTTTGTGATTGCTGGGCTGCTGTTTATCCCTTTCGGCGGTAATCCATTGTCAGCGTATGGCTTCCTGTTTGACGCCGCGTTTGGCTCATTGAGTAGCGTAGGCCTTAGCATCGTGCAATCCACACCGTTAATGTTGATTGCGTTGGCAACCATCGTGGTGTGGCGTGCTGGATTGGGCTACATCGGCTTTGAAGGTTGCTTTCTGCTGGGTGCCGCGGCGGCCAGCTGGATTGCGCTCTCCGGGACGCCCCAGGGTTTTCCGTGGGCCATTCCAGCGCTGCTTTATTGGCCACTGGTGCTGATCGCCGCCTTCCTCGCCGGGGCAATTTGGGCCGGCTGGGTTGGCGCGTTACGCGTCAGGTTTGGCGGCAATGATGTACTGATTTCCCTGATGGCCAACTACGTGGCGCTGTTCATAGTGCAATATTTGGTTTCTGGTCCAATGCGCGCTCCCGGCGACCTGCCACAAACGCCACGCTTACCGGTGGATAGCTGGTTGCCGTTTGTCATGACTGGCATGCGCGCACACTGGGGCATCGCCATTGCGCTGGTTGCGACCGTCTTTGTCTTCTGGCTAATGCGCGCCACACCCGCCGGCTTCGAAATCAAAATCGCCGGGCTTAATGCGCGCGCCGCACGCTACAGCGGCGTTGATGTCAATCGTCGGCAAATGGGCGCAGTGCTGCTCGGCGGTGGATTGGCGGCGCTGGCAGGATTGTGCGCGGTACTTGGCGTGCAGCATCGGCTGATGGAAGGCATCTCTGGCGGCGTCGGGTTTATTGGCGTGGTCGTCGCCTTGCTGGCACGCCTCAATCCTCTGCTGGTGATCCCTACCGCAATTCTCTATGGCGGTTTAGAAGTCGGCGGCAGCGCGATGCAGCGTCAAACCGGTTTACCGACGTCAGTAGTGCTGATTCTGCAAAGTTTAGTGGTGTTACTCATTCTGGCGGGTGATTTGCTGCGCTATTACCGTATCAACCTGCCCATCCTGCGTAAAACCCGCAGCCCAATGGTGGAGAAGCAATCATGA
- a CDS encoding ABC transporter ATP-binding protein, whose protein sequence is MTVTANIRVALNNITKRFARVVANDDVSLSIKAGEIHALLGENGAGKSTLMQILYGLYQADEGSIVVDGKAQRFRDPSDAIACGIGMVHQEFMLVQPMSVVENVILGLKESVSGVLNLHAAAARLQALSDKHGLAIDPWAKVQHLPIGVQQRVEILKLLYRDAQVLILDEPTAVLTPQEKAGLFATLKSLCAEGRSVVIVTHKLYEIMAIAHHVSVMRGGKMVDSVDIKDTSERDLARRMVGRDVVLRMEKTPCQPGKTVLQVDNIAVRDASGQQKIWRVSLSVAAGEILGIAGVEGNGQSELAETLLNLRELEAGRILLNGEDISDDSPATRRSKGIGFIPADRRGVGSVTDLSITDNALLGRQRSFTRARGWLLDRQRIRQHARDIIARFAVRTPDADFEAGKLSGGNLQKLILGREVASNPCLLIVEQPTRGLDVGAIESVWQGLMDARDRGCAILMISAELEEIMNLSDRIAVMYSGQIAGEMNAVDASPERLGELMAGAHLKKGGGNHEEAA, encoded by the coding sequence ATGACAGTAACGGCAAACATACGCGTCGCGCTTAACAACATCACCAAACGCTTCGCACGCGTGGTGGCAAATGACGATGTGTCACTCAGCATTAAAGCCGGAGAAATTCACGCGCTGCTGGGCGAGAACGGCGCAGGCAAAAGCACGCTGATGCAGATCCTGTACGGTTTGTATCAGGCCGATGAAGGCAGCATTGTGGTGGATGGCAAAGCGCAGCGCTTTCGCGATCCCAGCGATGCTATCGCCTGCGGCATCGGCATGGTGCACCAGGAATTTATGCTGGTACAGCCTATGAGCGTGGTAGAGAACGTGATACTGGGGCTGAAAGAGAGCGTCAGCGGCGTACTCAATTTGCATGCTGCGGCAGCGCGTTTGCAGGCGCTATCAGATAAACACGGTCTGGCGATTGATCCCTGGGCAAAAGTACAACATCTGCCCATTGGCGTGCAGCAGCGCGTGGAGATCCTCAAGCTGCTTTATCGCGATGCGCAGGTGCTGATTCTGGATGAACCGACTGCGGTGCTCACGCCGCAAGAGAAAGCAGGTTTGTTTGCCACACTGAAATCGCTGTGTGCTGAAGGCCGTTCGGTGGTGATCGTCACGCACAAACTGTACGAAATCATGGCCATTGCCCATCACGTTTCGGTGATGCGCGGCGGAAAAATGGTGGATTCAGTCGATATTAAAGACACCTCTGAACGCGACCTGGCACGCCGTATGGTGGGCCGCGATGTGGTGCTGCGTATGGAAAAAACGCCGTGCCAGCCGGGTAAAACCGTGCTGCAGGTTGATAACATCGCGGTGCGCGACGCCAGCGGACAGCAGAAAATCTGGCGCGTTTCGCTGAGCGTGGCCGCGGGTGAAATCCTCGGCATTGCCGGCGTGGAAGGCAATGGGCAATCCGAGCTGGCAGAAACGCTGCTCAATCTACGCGAGCTGGAAGCCGGCCGTATTCTGCTCAACGGTGAAGATATCAGCGATGATTCCCCTGCTACACGCCGCAGTAAAGGTATCGGTTTTATTCCGGCGGATCGGCGCGGCGTTGGATCAGTTACCGATCTTTCGATCACCGATAATGCCCTGCTTGGTCGCCAGCGCAGTTTTACCCGCGCGCGAGGATGGCTGTTGGATCGCCAACGTATTCGCCAGCACGCACGGGATATCATCGCGCGCTTTGCAGTGCGTACGCCAGATGCCGATTTTGAAGCCGGAAAACTCTCCGGCGGTAATTTGCAAAAGCTGATTCTGGGCCGTGAAGTCGCCAGCAATCCCTGCCTGCTGATTGTGGAGCAACCGACGCGCGGGCTGGATGTGGGTGCGATTGAGAGCGTATGGCAAGGATTAATGGACGCGCGCGATCGCGGCTGCGCCATTCTGATGATCTCCGCCGAGCTGGAAGAGATTATGAATCTTTCCGATCGCATCGCAGTGATGTACAGCGGCCAGATCGCCGGGGAAATGAACGCCGTCGATGCTTCTCCAGAACGCCTCGGCGAGCTGATGGCGGGCGCACATCTCAAAAAAGGGGGAGGCAACCATGAAGAAGCTGCTTGA